In one Rhopalosiphum padi isolate XX-2018 chromosome 3, ASM2088224v1, whole genome shotgun sequence genomic region, the following are encoded:
- the LOC132923683 gene encoding toll-like receptor 3: MIYSKFYLLWYISVICVFLKVQSSDVNLEWGKDCPRACTCKNTDFIDLPIMKWMYNGQQTELEPHIYNTQNEVIEDNEEEPIAHHNTQFFKTALCMFMNVTNPKDFLNYLPLDTEALVLFQTTDSDNITIEDDIKLPQLISFEIHGNNNPTKIYITDSMFKYMDNIKYLNIQSVSLDKLILESNEPNPIIDTNVYKKENSYAFNELSPVLPSYLHKEHNNNNNSKKKKNRLVFLQSKDIDIVPYETYKKTKRRAKSNSLFLFNKDLLLLRISNCGLKDLSWDLFNGLESLETLILDNNIIESIPDFSFYGARNLKSLSLANNKIKHLQTTSLAGLLDLNYLNFKNNAITVLSEATFPPLPQLKVADLSNNPIETVYPYTFEVLNATIELALGINSTQLHLHQNAFIGLDSLEKLNLIGVNVTILERPFMVGLPSLVELKIKGSIQHIAFDAFAEIPNIKRLTISNCSIQSVSMDTFYGVYNLEHIDLSYNQLQELPPGLFDQQLFLKELILNNNQLIDLPDDLFKTLPYLKLIRLDMNSLHCTCKMKLWDISLMTKNAKEINKHSCEWNHSKKGYSCSMKTTTTYIYNKKLEPICSSPTKLKGKTVSYALRKYLNCNSESYSKLYMKKKYKELKLYKKVSEKNTTVLVEKATTVKTNFSDYIFNNTTSIRFNTIIIPNITMEIIESTPKSITNNIEYINVERSILLNNGTYISKSSLKNEISKMKRKHKIKNTDSKLEN; encoded by the exons AACACTGATTTTATAGACTTGCCAATAATGAAATGGATGTATAACGGACAACAAACTGAACTAGAACCACATATCTATAATACACAAAATGAA GTTATTGAAGATAACGAAGAAGAACCAATAGCTCATCACAATACACAGTTTTTTAAAACTGCTTTATGTATGTTTATGAATGTAACAAATCCAAAagactttttaaattatcttccATTAGATACAGAG gcattagttttatttcaaacaaCTGATTCAGACAATATTACAATAGAAGATGATATAAAACTTCCACAACTAATTTCATTTGAAATTCATGGCAATAATAATCCAACAAAAATCTATATTACAGATAGCATGTTTAAATAtatggataatataaaatatttaaatattcaaagtgtatcattagataaattaattttagaaagcAATGAACCAAATCCAATAATTGAcactaatgtttataaaaaagaaaattcataTGCATTTAATGAACTTTCACCAGTCTTACCATCATATTTACataaagaacataataataataataatagtaaaaaaaaaaaaaaccgtttggtATTTTTACAGTCCAAAGATATTGACATAGTTCCCTATGAAAcctataaaaaaactaaaagaagAGCAAAATCTAATAGTTTATTTCTATTCAATAAAGATTTGTTGTTATTAAGAATTTCAAACTGTGGCTTAAAAGATTTATCTTGGGATTTATTTAATGGACTGGAATCATTGGAAACTCTTAttttagacaataatattattgagtcaATCCCAGATTTTTCTTTTTACGGTGCTAGAAATCTAAAAAGTTTATCTTTagctaataacaaaattaaacatttgcAGACAACTAGTTTAGCTGGACttcttgatttaaattatttaaattttaaaaacaatgctATAACTGTTTTATCAGAAGCAACATTCCCACCATTACCGCAGTTAAAAGTCGCAGATTTAAGCAATAATCCAATTGAAACGGTGTATCCATATACATTTGAAGTGCTGAATGCTACAATAGAACTTGCATTGGGAATAAATAGCACACAACTACATTTACATCAAAATGCATTTATTGGTTTAGATTCTctagaaaaattgaatttaattggtGTAAATGTGACAATTTTAGAAAGACCATTTATGGTTGGACTTCCTAGTCTAGTTGAACTTAAGATCAAAGGTTCCATACAACATATAGCTTTTGATGCCTTTGCTGAAATACCAAACATTAAACGTCTCACAATCAGTAATTGTTCAATACAATCCGTATCTATGGACACATTTTATGGAGTTTATAATCTAGAACATATAGATTTATCTTATAATCAACTCCAAGAATTACCTCCAGGCTTATTTGATCAACAATTGTTTCTCAaggaattaattttgaataataatcaaCTGATTGATTTACcagatgatttatttaaaacattacctTATCTTAAATTGATACGATTAGATATGAACTCATTACACTGTACATGCAAGATGAAATTGTGGGATATTTCATTAATGACTAAAAAcgcaaaagaaataaataaacattcttGTGAATGGAATCATTCAAAGAAAGGATATAGCTGCTCAATGAAAACTAcaacaacatatatttataacaaaaaattagaaCCAATATGTTCAAGTCCAACAAAATTGAAAGGAAAGACAGTTTCATATGCTTTGAGAAAGTACTTGAATTGCAACAGTGAATCATATAGTAAActttacatgaaaaaaaaatataaagaattaaaactttataaaaaagttagtgaaaaaaatacaacagtTTTGGTGGAAAAAGCCACAACAGTAAAGACTAATTTttctgattatatttttaacaacacaACAAGTATCagatttaatactattatcataCCAAATATAACAATGGAAATTATTGAATCAACACCAAAAtcaataaccaataatatagaatacattAATGTGGAAAGAAGTATACTTTTGAACAATGGAACATATATAAGCAAGTCATCATTGAAGAACGAAATATCTAAAATGAAAAGaaagcataaaataaaaaatactgattctaaacttgaaaattaa